In a single window of the Limibacillus halophilus genome:
- the miaB gene encoding tRNA (N6-isopentenyl adenosine(37)-C2)-methylthiotransferase MiaB has product MTKKLFIKTYGCQMNVYDSVRMADVLAPLGYRPTEQADDADMIILNTCHIREKAAEKVYSELGRLRQLQEKRTQEGGRLLLGVAGCVAQAEGEEMLRRAPQVDLVFGPQTYHRLPEMVTRVLGRVSGASGLVDTDFPAESKFDALPEEAASQGAAAFLTIQEGCDKFCTFCVVPYTRGAEFSRPVSSLLDEAKKMVATGAAEITLLGQNVNAFHGEGPDGKTWGLGRLLRALAEIDGLARLRYTTSHPRDMDDELIEAHRDLDALMPFLHLPVQSGSDRILDAMNRRHTAEDYLRIIDRLRGARPDIALSSDFIVGFPGERDQDFADTLKLVTEVGYAQAYSFKYSPRPGTPAAAVEDQVDETVKAERLAMLQQLLNAQQLAFNQGSVGRVVPLLLERKGKFPGQLVGRSPHMQSVHVQAPDRLLGKIVQVEIEGAHANSLSGRVQTDIFTSDHDMAAPSREIRTA; this is encoded by the coding sequence GTGACCAAAAAACTTTTCATCAAGACCTACGGCTGCCAAATGAACGTGTACGATTCCGTGCGCATGGCGGATGTATTGGCGCCACTCGGCTACCGGCCTACGGAACAAGCCGATGATGCCGACATGATCATCCTCAACACCTGCCATATTCGAGAGAAGGCCGCCGAAAAGGTGTATTCGGAATTGGGGCGCTTGAGGCAGTTACAGGAAAAACGAACACAAGAGGGCGGACGCCTGTTGCTGGGCGTCGCCGGGTGCGTCGCTCAAGCTGAAGGCGAGGAGATGCTTCGCCGCGCGCCACAGGTCGATCTGGTGTTCGGGCCGCAAACGTATCACCGCTTGCCGGAGATGGTGACCCGTGTGTTGGGGCGCGTATCCGGTGCGAGCGGCTTGGTGGACACTGATTTCCCGGCCGAAAGTAAGTTCGATGCGTTGCCCGAAGAGGCTGCGAGCCAGGGTGCTGCGGCCTTCCTGACCATTCAGGAAGGTTGCGATAAGTTTTGCACCTTTTGCGTCGTACCCTACACCCGCGGGGCCGAGTTTTCCCGACCGGTAAGCAGCCTTTTGGACGAAGCGAAGAAAATGGTGGCGACCGGTGCGGCGGAGATCACGCTCCTGGGGCAGAATGTGAACGCATTCCATGGTGAGGGGCCGGACGGCAAGACATGGGGACTCGGCCGTTTGCTGCGCGCCCTGGCCGAGATCGACGGATTGGCCCGTCTGCGCTATACCACCTCGCATCCTCGCGACATGGACGATGAACTGATTGAGGCCCACCGCGACCTTGATGCGCTGATGCCGTTCCTTCACCTGCCTGTCCAGTCTGGGTCGGATCGCATTTTAGACGCCATGAACCGGCGTCATACTGCCGAGGACTATTTACGGATCATAGACCGTCTGCGCGGCGCTCGGCCGGATATCGCCCTTTCATCGGATTTCATCGTTGGCTTCCCCGGCGAACGAGACCAGGATTTCGCCGACACGCTCAAACTTGTCACGGAAGTCGGATACGCTCAGGCTTATTCGTTCAAGTACAGCCCGCGCCCGGGCACGCCGGCGGCGGCTGTCGAGGACCAGGTGGATGAAACTGTGAAAGCGGAACGCCTAGCCATGTTGCAACAGTTGCTGAACGCCCAACAGCTGGCGTTCAATCAGGGCAGCGTAGGCCGCGTAGTACCGCTTCTGCTTGAGCGGAAGGGAAAATTTCCAGGCCAATTGGTTGGGCGCAGCCCACATATGCAATCGGTCCATGTTCAGGCGCCCGATCGCCTGTTGGGGAAAATTGTCCAGGTTGAGATCGAAGGGGCACACGCCAATTCGCTCTCGGGACGGGTTCAGACGGATATCTTCACCAGCGACCATGATATGGCCGCGCCATCCAGGGAGATACGAACAGCGTGA
- a CDS encoding universal stress protein: protein MSETERDPALPPLPPATDQPRIFLAVVDESAEMNLALYYACLRARRTGGRVALLQVIEPGEFQHWMSVGNLMRDEARQEAEKRLQRWAGEVQKLTNQMPILYLRDGNRRDELLALLDEDPSISILVLAASTSGSGPGPLVSALTGKFLSRLRVPLTLVPDNLTEEELASIT, encoded by the coding sequence ATGAGCGAAACGGAACGCGATCCAGCGCTGCCGCCGCTTCCGCCAGCAACGGATCAACCGCGCATCTTCCTCGCGGTGGTCGACGAATCCGCCGAGATGAATTTAGCCCTATATTACGCTTGCCTTCGGGCACGGCGCACGGGTGGCCGGGTAGCCCTGCTACAGGTGATCGAACCCGGCGAATTCCAGCACTGGATGTCGGTCGGCAACCTGATGCGCGATGAAGCTCGGCAGGAGGCGGAAAAGCGCTTGCAGCGCTGGGCGGGAGAGGTACAGAAACTCACCAACCAAATGCCGATCCTGTACTTGCGCGACGGCAACCGCCGCGATGAACTGCTGGCCTTGCTAGACGAGGATCCCAGCATCTCGATTTTGGTTTTGGCGGCCAGCACGAGCGGCAGCGGCCCAGGGCCACTGGTCAGCGCCCTTACCGGCAAGTTCCTCAGCCGCCTCCGGGTTCCCTTGACGCTGGTTCCGGACAATCTGACCGAGGAGGAATTGGCGTCTATTACCTAG
- a CDS encoding malonic semialdehyde reductase, with protein MAETLTDTGLDLLFRNARTYTAWLDKPVSDGTLRDIYDLLRWGPTSANCSPLRIVYIKSVEAKERLRPHLSAGNVDKTMAAPATAILAQDMAFYDQFPRLFPHRDLRSSFLGKDDLIRDTAFRNSSLQGGYFILAARALGLDCGPMSGFNNKTLDAEFFPNRPFKSNFICNLGYGDKDKLHPRGPRLEFDEACNVL; from the coding sequence ATGGCTGAAACACTTACCGATACGGGGCTCGACCTGTTGTTCCGTAATGCGCGGACCTACACGGCTTGGCTCGACAAGCCGGTCAGCGATGGGACGCTTCGAGATATCTATGATTTGCTCCGTTGGGGACCCACAAGCGCAAATTGCAGCCCGCTTCGAATCGTCTACATAAAGAGTGTGGAGGCCAAGGAGCGGTTGCGGCCACACCTTTCAGCGGGCAACGTGGATAAAACGATGGCGGCTCCGGCCACCGCGATTCTGGCACAGGACATGGCATTCTATGACCAGTTCCCCCGACTGTTTCCACATCGCGACCTCCGCTCCAGCTTTCTCGGCAAGGACGATCTTATTCGCGATACTGCGTTTCGAAACAGCTCGCTCCAAGGCGGGTATTTCATCTTGGCAGCACGCGCTTTGGGGCTGGATTGCGGCCCCATGTCGGGCTTCAACAACAAGACATTGGATGCAGAATTCTTTCCCAATCGCCCCTTCAAGTCGAACTTCATTTGCAACCTCGGTTATGGTGACAAAGACAAGCTGCATCCGAGAGGCCCACGCCTGGAGTTCGACGAGGCTTGCAATGTTCTTTGA
- a CDS encoding PhoH family protein gives MSLSGRRASVDAERPLLLQFDDNQLVPMLFGRHDENLARLEEHLGVTLVSRGNRIAVSGESEAVERAGRALRALWERLQRGLEVSPAEVDAAARLSAAPGGDPSNDIGIAAVPTAESDEAVIRTRKRTITARSPGQRTYLEALRRHELVFAIGPAGTGKTYLAVAMAVDCLLQGSVDRIILSRPAVEAGERLGFLPGDLKEKVDPYLRPLYDALFDLLPAEQVERRMAAHEIEIAPLAFMRGRTLSNAFVILDEAQNTTPVQMKMFLTRMGEHSRMAVTGDMTQIDLPSGTPSGLRDAAGLLAGLKGVSFVQFTDQDVVRHNLVTRIVQAYQARDAGDPQNEGDLFDRELKP, from the coding sequence GTGAGTCTTTCCGGCAGACGCGCTTCGGTCGACGCAGAACGGCCGCTCCTCCTCCAATTCGACGACAATCAGCTCGTCCCGATGCTATTCGGGCGCCACGACGAGAATCTGGCACGCTTGGAAGAACATCTGGGCGTGACCCTGGTCAGTCGGGGAAATCGCATCGCCGTATCCGGCGAGAGTGAAGCGGTCGAGCGGGCCGGGCGGGCATTGCGTGCTCTTTGGGAGCGCCTACAACGCGGGCTGGAGGTGTCACCCGCCGAAGTGGATGCGGCGGCAAGATTATCCGCGGCACCGGGAGGCGATCCTTCAAACGACATCGGAATCGCCGCCGTCCCGACAGCGGAAAGCGACGAGGCCGTCATCCGCACCCGCAAGCGCACCATCACCGCACGCTCACCCGGTCAACGCACCTATCTGGAAGCACTCCGCCGGCATGAGCTCGTGTTCGCCATAGGGCCTGCGGGCACAGGCAAGACCTACCTTGCCGTTGCCATGGCGGTTGATTGTCTGCTTCAGGGGTCGGTGGATCGCATCATTCTTTCCCGACCGGCCGTCGAGGCAGGAGAGCGTCTCGGCTTCCTTCCAGGCGACTTAAAGGAGAAGGTCGACCCTTACTTGCGGCCGCTTTACGACGCGCTTTTCGACCTGCTGCCCGCCGAACAGGTTGAAAGACGAATGGCCGCACACGAAATTGAAATCGCGCCGCTCGCATTTATGCGGGGGCGCACTTTGTCGAATGCCTTCGTCATCCTTGATGAAGCGCAGAATACGACACCGGTGCAGATGAAGATGTTCTTGACCCGAATGGGTGAACATAGCCGTATGGCGGTCACGGGCGACATGACCCAGATCGACCTGCCAAGCGGCACGCCATCGGGGTTACGCGACGCCGCGGGTTTGCTGGCTGGGCTAAAAGGCGTGTCCTTCGTTCAGTTCACGGATCAAGACGTCGTGCGCCACAATCTGGTGACCCGCATCGTACAGGCCTATCAAGCCCGAGACGCGGGTGACCCACAAAATGAAGGCGATCTCTTCGATAGGGAACTAAAGCCCTGA
- a CDS encoding Fur family transcriptional regulator, which yields MPSRLERLCAKKGLKMTEQRRIIARALSESDDHPDVELLYQRAIKIDPKISIATVYRTVKLFEEANILDRHDFGDGRARYEERPEEHHDHLIDMNSGEVIEFTNEEIEKLQEAVARSLGYRLIGHRLELLGVKLKDPK from the coding sequence ATGCCTTCGCGGCTAGAACGTCTTTGCGCAAAAAAGGGACTCAAGATGACCGAGCAGCGGCGCATCATCGCGCGTGCGCTGTCGGAATCGGACGACCATCCGGACGTCGAGCTTCTTTATCAACGCGCCATCAAGATCGATCCGAAGATCTCTATCGCTACGGTCTATCGGACCGTGAAGCTATTCGAGGAAGCCAACATTCTCGACCGCCACGATTTTGGCGACGGTCGGGCGCGTTATGAAGAGCGGCCGGAAGAGCACCATGATCATTTGATCGATATGAATAGCGGTGAAGTCATAGAATTCACCAACGAAGAGATTGAGAAATTGCAGGAAGCCGTCGCCCGGTCTCTGGGATACAGGCTGATCGGTCATCGGTTGGAACTTCTGGGTGTTAAGCTGAAGGATCCGAAGTGA
- the ybeY gene encoding rRNA maturation RNase YbeY produces the protein MNDDPDSSIDSPVLLELDIVFHSGDWQAKIGSVEEDAKQAVTETLRTEQRISDSQQVAAEICICLADDPFLQDLNARYRGKDQPTNVLSFPQFDLHAQDAPPSMPLGAGPLLLGDIVLSLDTLQREAAADGKALRDHFLHLVVHGTLHLLGHDHEAPEEATAMESLERRILARLGVSDPYLDESEPAALAARNVM, from the coding sequence ATGAACGACGACCCTGATAGTAGTATCGACAGCCCCGTGCTCCTGGAACTGGACATCGTGTTCCATAGCGGTGACTGGCAGGCAAAGATTGGTTCTGTCGAAGAGGACGCCAAACAGGCGGTGACGGAGACGCTCCGGACCGAGCAACGGATATCGGACAGCCAGCAGGTCGCTGCGGAAATTTGCATCTGTTTGGCAGATGACCCCTTCCTGCAGGATCTCAACGCCCGTTACCGAGGCAAGGACCAACCCACGAACGTGCTGTCCTTTCCGCAATTCGACCTCCACGCCCAGGATGCACCACCGAGTATGCCACTGGGCGCAGGGCCGCTGCTGCTTGGCGACATCGTCCTTTCGCTGGATACATTGCAGCGCGAAGCCGCCGCCGATGGTAAGGCGTTGCGCGACCATTTCCTGCATCTCGTGGTGCACGGAACCTTGCATCTTCTGGGTCACGATCACGAAGCACCCGAAGAAGCGACGGCAATGGAAAGCTTGGAGCGCCGCATACTGGCGCGACTGGGCGTGTCCGACCCCTACCTGGACGAGTCTGAGCCTGCGGCCCTGGCGGCAAGGAATGTGATGTGA
- a CDS encoding hemolysin family protein: MTDGSDPDSFKRFRDCSPRSADCGPSSGQQNGNSNGLTTWQRLRAKIRGFLGLRNGDSTLRESIETILEESELHSSGEDDTPISDHERVMLLNTLKLRHLTAYDVMVPRADIVAVEAGTSLDSLLKLMAEKGHSRLPVYRETLDEVIGFVHIKDVLANQSKRKRLTGIAREVLIIAPSMRVLDLLLDMRLSRVHMAMVVDEYGGIDGLVTIEDLVEEIVGEIEDEHDVASAPRLIRRPDGNLVVDARMDIEEFESQTGPILTEEEREEDIDTLGGLVVSLAGHVPARGELVSHPSGISFEVLEADPRRIKRLRVHNILPKPTTNDGDAR; encoded by the coding sequence ATGACTGACGGCAGCGATCCGGATTCGTTTAAGCGGTTTCGCGACTGTAGTCCGCGCAGCGCAGACTGCGGTCCCAGCTCCGGTCAACAGAACGGCAACTCGAACGGTCTCACGACTTGGCAGCGCCTGCGCGCAAAAATTCGCGGATTCCTGGGGCTACGCAACGGTGATTCGACACTGCGCGAATCCATCGAAACGATACTCGAGGAAAGCGAACTGCATAGCAGTGGCGAAGACGACACCCCCATAAGCGACCACGAAAGAGTCATGCTGCTGAACACGCTGAAGCTTCGGCACCTGACGGCCTACGATGTTATGGTTCCGCGGGCGGATATCGTGGCGGTCGAGGCCGGCACCAGCCTCGACTCACTGTTGAAGCTGATGGCTGAAAAGGGCCACTCTCGCTTACCTGTTTATCGGGAGACCTTGGACGAGGTCATCGGCTTCGTACACATAAAGGATGTCCTGGCCAACCAGAGTAAACGCAAGCGCCTGACCGGAATTGCCCGGGAGGTGCTAATCATCGCGCCCTCTATGCGGGTTTTAGATCTATTGCTGGATATGCGACTCAGCCGTGTTCACATGGCAATGGTCGTGGACGAGTATGGCGGTATCGACGGCTTAGTGACGATCGAGGATCTGGTCGAGGAAATCGTCGGTGAGATCGAAGACGAGCACGACGTTGCAAGCGCACCGCGTCTGATCCGACGACCCGACGGCAATCTGGTGGTCGACGCACGCATGGATATCGAAGAGTTTGAAAGCCAGACTGGCCCGATCCTGACCGAGGAAGAGCGGGAGGAAGATATCGATACACTGGGAGGGCTGGTCGTTTCCCTGGCGGGACATGTTCCGGCGCGCGGCGAATTGGTTTCCCACCCGTCAGGAATCAGTTTCGAGGTTCTGGAAGCCGACCCCCGGCGTATCAAGCGGCTGCGCGTACACAACATTCTGCCCAAACCCACGACAAATGACGGCGATGCAAGGTAA
- a CDS encoding GNAT family N-acetyltransferase — protein MTAARAQAGLQRLDGLHAAILSDLQQAVFPQSPWSVADCVSLISHPGTFGWLLLDNQTQPCAFLLARQTLNEVEILTFGVTAGSRRLGHGSRLLAALLEDAQQRKFNTVVLEVAASNDAAIGLYRKIGFVPVGTRPRYYRTENSNEDALLLRLHIEEERL, from the coding sequence ATGACCGCTGCAAGAGCACAAGCCGGGTTGCAGCGCCTTGACGGCCTTCACGCAGCCATCCTTTCCGACCTGCAACAGGCTGTCTTTCCGCAATCACCCTGGAGCGTGGCCGACTGTGTCAGCTTGATTTCTCACCCCGGCACCTTCGGATGGCTCCTACTCGACAACCAAACCCAACCCTGCGCGTTCTTGCTAGCGCGGCAAACGCTGAACGAAGTTGAGATTCTAACCTTCGGGGTTACGGCTGGCAGCCGCCGGTTAGGACACGGCTCAAGGCTCCTCGCGGCCTTGCTCGAAGATGCTCAACAACGAAAATTCAATACGGTCGTGCTTGAAGTTGCGGCAAGCAATGACGCGGCGATAGGACTATACAGGAAGATCGGATTTGTTCCCGTTGGAACGCGTCCGCGTTACTACCGAACAGAAAACTCAAACGAAGACGCTTTGCTATTACGACTTCATATCGAAGAGGAACGTTTATAG
- a CDS encoding MucR family transcriptional regulator — MNDNAKNTDILALTSNIVAAHVSNNSVALSDLPQVIREVYQTLSVLGGVAPAQEERPAPAVPVKRSITPDYIVCLEDGKKLKMLKRHLKTAYNMSPEEYREKWGLPADYPMVAPNYAKQRSKLAKQIGLGTRNRRG, encoded by the coding sequence ATGAACGACAACGCAAAAAACACTGATATTCTGGCCCTGACCAGCAACATCGTAGCGGCCCACGTATCGAATAATTCGGTGGCGCTATCGGATCTGCCCCAAGTTATCAGGGAAGTTTATCAGACTCTTTCAGTTCTCGGCGGCGTTGCGCCGGCGCAAGAGGAAAGGCCGGCACCTGCGGTACCTGTCAAGCGCTCGATTACGCCGGATTACATCGTTTGCTTGGAAGATGGGAAGAAGCTGAAAATGCTTAAGCGCCATCTGAAAACGGCTTACAACATGTCACCCGAAGAGTACCGGGAAAAATGGGGTTTGCCGGCGGATTATCCGATGGTTGCCCCCAACTACGCCAAGCAGCGCAGTAAGCTGGCCAAGCAGATCGGTTTGGGAACACGCAATCGCCGCGGTTGA
- a CDS encoding TIGR02186 family protein produces MRRQHFLTITAMLALLMIGPSASRSTAPLIVDLSSHLVAITTDFSGSDTLLFGAVEEEGDIIVVIKGPPNNVAVYRKSRVLGVWANTARQTFEGVPSFLHIASSAPIEEIAPPRLQVRHQLNLNALIRDLPTAKASPNIAAQWKTALIEAMQNEKLYPKTVGKVRFVGGKLFRTNVSFPSTVPTGSYLIQIYLLRDGEMISALSTPLIVSRVGMEADIYFLAKQHSLFYGLGAILIALFAGWLAQVIFRRN; encoded by the coding sequence GTGAGGAGACAACATTTCCTGACAATCACAGCGATGCTGGCCTTGTTGATGATCGGCCCCTCCGCTTCGCGCTCGACGGCACCGTTGATTGTCGACCTCTCCAGCCACCTGGTCGCCATCACCACGGATTTCAGCGGTAGCGATACCCTGCTATTCGGCGCGGTCGAGGAAGAGGGAGATATAATCGTTGTGATCAAGGGCCCCCCAAACAACGTGGCGGTCTATCGGAAATCCAGAGTGTTGGGTGTATGGGCAAACACTGCGCGGCAGACCTTTGAGGGCGTGCCCAGCTTTCTTCACATTGCTTCCTCGGCACCGATTGAGGAAATCGCGCCGCCTAGGTTGCAGGTGCGCCACCAACTAAACCTGAACGCACTGATACGCGATCTCCCAACCGCCAAGGCGTCGCCCAACATCGCCGCCCAATGGAAAACCGCCTTGATCGAGGCCATGCAGAACGAGAAACTTTACCCCAAGACAGTGGGCAAGGTGCGCTTCGTCGGCGGCAAGCTATTCAGAACCAACGTCAGTTTTCCATCGACCGTCCCGACCGGAAGCTACCTGATTCAGATTTACCTGCTACGCGATGGCGAGATGATCAGCGCCCTTTCGACTCCCTTGATCGTCAGCCGGGTCGGTATGGAGGCCGACATCTATTTTCTGGCCAAGCAGCATTCGTTATTTTACGGCCTGGGCGCTATTTTGATTGCACTCTTTGCCGGATGGCTTGCCCAGGTTATCTTCCGACGCAACTAG
- the tsaB gene encoding tRNA (adenosine(37)-N6)-threonylcarbamoyltransferase complex dimerization subunit type 1 TsaB: protein MADNLRILAFDTSGNSCAAAVLEGDRILAAEQQLMERGQAERLVPMIETVLETAKLSHDQLDALAVTTGPGAFTGVRIGLATARGYGLALGLPQIGASSLEVLAAATTPAERRDRALLILIDAKRRDFFAQLFDENLIPMGNPFSASSETLVAQLPAMPLLITGSGCDQAEPALDRHPFDIRRSAAPSYCQAVILARLAATRYSTNNGKTQPAPLYLRSPDVTLPSKDPRKTEK from the coding sequence ATGGCCGACAACCTCCGCATTCTAGCCTTTGACACTTCCGGCAACTCCTGTGCCGCGGCGGTCCTGGAGGGCGACCGGATTCTGGCGGCAGAGCAGCAGCTTATGGAACGCGGGCAAGCCGAACGCCTCGTGCCCATGATCGAGACCGTGTTGGAAACGGCAAAGCTTTCGCATGACCAGCTTGACGCTCTGGCGGTCACGACCGGCCCAGGAGCCTTTACCGGCGTACGCATCGGCCTTGCTACGGCGCGCGGCTACGGCCTTGCGCTTGGCCTGCCGCAGATCGGCGCATCCAGCCTTGAGGTGTTGGCTGCCGCCACCACGCCAGCCGAACGGCGCGACCGGGCGCTTCTGATTTTGATAGATGCCAAACGCCGGGATTTCTTCGCGCAGCTTTTCGACGAAAACCTGATACCGATGGGCAATCCCTTCTCGGCGTCCTCGGAAACGTTGGTCGCACAGCTTCCAGCCATGCCTCTATTGATCACAGGTAGTGGCTGCGACCAAGCAGAGCCCGCGCTCGACCGCCATCCCTTCGACATCCGAAGGTCAGCTGCGCCGTCCTACTGCCAGGCCGTGATCCTGGCGCGGTTGGCAGCAACCCGGTATTCGACAAACAATGGCAAGACACAACCAGCGCCGCTTTATCTGCGTTCCCCGGATGTGACGCTGCCGTCGAAAGACCCCCGGAAAACGGAAAAATGA
- a CDS encoding GNAT family N-acetyltransferase: MVAVESKGTKPIDVRTGDLSIRLAETQEEVEAAQALRYRVFCDEMHAKPTEEMRRTGREFDRFDPFCDHVLVMDAGLGKGAEAVVGTYRLMRRAGAARAGSFYTSGEYDIAPLLKYPGEVLELGRSCVAKEYRTGPIMQMLWRGIAEYVHYYDIEVMFGCASLHGTNPDEMTQQLSYLYHHHLAPPALRTRAVKDRFVDMNRLAIGDLDRRRALVSLPPLIKGYLRLGAFVGDGAVVDHEFNTTDVCIIVKTDLVTERYLKHYSPREETGKA, from the coding sequence ATGGTTGCTGTGGAAAGCAAAGGAACAAAACCCATCGACGTCAGGACTGGAGACCTGTCTATCCGTCTTGCTGAGACGCAAGAGGAGGTCGAGGCCGCCCAGGCGCTACGCTATCGTGTGTTTTGCGACGAAATGCATGCAAAACCGACGGAAGAAATGCGGCGGACAGGCCGCGAATTTGACCGATTTGACCCCTTTTGCGACCACGTGCTTGTCATGGACGCGGGACTAGGCAAGGGCGCGGAGGCCGTCGTCGGCACCTACCGGTTGATGCGGCGGGCGGGCGCGGCGCGGGCCGGCAGCTTTTACACCAGCGGCGAGTACGATATCGCGCCGCTCCTCAAGTATCCGGGCGAGGTCTTGGAGCTTGGACGTTCTTGCGTCGCCAAGGAGTATCGTACGGGACCAATCATGCAGATGTTGTGGCGAGGAATCGCCGAATATGTCCATTACTACGATATCGAGGTTATGTTCGGCTGTGCCAGCCTGCATGGCACCAACCCTGATGAGATGACCCAGCAGCTATCCTATCTCTATCACCATCATCTTGCGCCGCCGGCCCTGCGAACACGCGCCGTGAAGGACCGTTTTGTCGACATGAACCGTTTAGCCATAGGCGATCTGGACCGGCGCCGGGCGCTGGTTTCCCTGCCGCCCCTGATCAAAGGGTATCTCCGTCTCGGCGCATTTGTCGGTGATGGAGCCGTGGTCGACCATGAATTCAATACCACTGACGTCTGCATTATCGTGAAAACCGATTTAGTAACAGAACGCTACTTGAAGCACTACTCGCCACGAGAAGAGACCGGCAAAGCCTGA
- a CDS encoding lysophospholipid acyltransferase family protein, with protein MERTLFSPTLSFFRLLVFAGLTLPLMAVQLIAVTFNLPLQRNLPFWYHKRVCRLIGIRIQRRGRISRSQPTLFVCNHISYFDINILGSLVKASFVAKAEVARWPFFGWLAKLQRSVFVERKRGQAANHRDSIGGRLESGDNLILFPEGTSSDGNGVLPFKSALFAVATLKPRGEPLTVQPVSIAYTHLDGMPMGRALRPFYAWYGDMELGSHLWQALGLGRVTVVVQFHPPVTLEAYGTRKALADHCYRKVSEGVASALAGRPQHHQDLAAAPAGGGETPVTEGT; from the coding sequence ATGGAACGCACCCTTTTCTCGCCCACGCTATCTTTTTTCCGGCTCTTGGTCTTCGCCGGCCTAACCTTGCCATTGATGGCCGTGCAACTCATCGCCGTGACCTTCAACCTTCCGCTGCAGCGCAACCTTCCTTTTTGGTACCACAAGCGGGTCTGCCGTCTGATCGGAATACGCATACAACGCAGAGGCCGCATCTCTCGGAGCCAGCCGACGCTCTTCGTTTGCAACCACATATCCTATTTCGACATCAACATACTTGGATCATTGGTCAAGGCCTCCTTCGTGGCCAAGGCGGAAGTCGCCCGCTGGCCCTTCTTCGGCTGGCTCGCAAAACTACAGCGTTCGGTTTTTGTCGAGCGCAAGCGAGGTCAAGCCGCCAACCATCGGGACTCCATCGGCGGTCGGCTGGAAAGCGGCGACAATCTGATTCTGTTTCCTGAAGGCACCAGTAGCGACGGCAACGGCGTTCTCCCCTTCAAGTCCGCACTTTTCGCCGTCGCCACGTTGAAACCGCGCGGCGAGCCTTTGACGGTGCAGCCCGTATCGATCGCCTACACGCATCTGGACGGTATGCCTATGGGGCGGGCGCTTCGCCCCTTTTACGCATGGTATGGCGACATGGAGCTCGGCAGTCACCTGTGGCAGGCACTGGGCCTTGGCCGAGTGACCGTCGTCGTACAGTTCCACCCGCCGGTCACGCTAGAAGCCTATGGCACACGCAAGGCCCTTGCGGATCATTGTTATCGGAAGGTAAGCGAAGGCGTTGCCAGCGCACTCGCCGGGCGCCCGCAACATCACCAGGATTTGGCGGCAGCGCCCGCGGGCGGCGGCGAAACGCCGGTGACCGAGGGCACCTGA
- a CDS encoding NifU family protein, with the protein MFIQTEQTPNPATLKFLPGRAVMVEGTVDFRDLAAAERSPLAQRLFQVEGVEGVFLGADFISITKADDREWYLLKPAILGIVMEHFTAGRPVILETAADADAADSDAGEDDEVVGQIKELLNTRVRPAVAQDGGDIIFRSFENGVVSLTMQGACQGCPSSTATLKMGIENMLRHYIPEVVEVRAVP; encoded by the coding sequence ATGTTCATCCAGACCGAACAGACCCCTAACCCAGCAACGCTGAAGTTCCTGCCCGGGCGCGCGGTCATGGTGGAAGGTACCGTTGATTTTCGCGACTTGGCTGCGGCCGAACGGTCACCCCTGGCCCAGCGCTTGTTTCAAGTCGAGGGTGTCGAGGGTGTTTTCCTGGGCGCGGATTTCATTTCTATCACCAAAGCCGATGATCGGGAGTGGTACCTGCTAAAGCCCGCTATCCTGGGCATCGTCATGGAGCACTTCACCGCGGGACGCCCAGTAATCCTAGAGACCGCCGCAGATGCCGACGCGGCTGACAGCGACGCGGGCGAAGATGATGAAGTGGTCGGACAGATCAAGGAACTGCTGAACACACGGGTCCGACCGGCTGTTGCACAGGATGGCGGCGATATCATCTTCCGCAGCTTCGAAAACGGGGTCGTTTCTTTGACCATGCAAGGCGCTTGCCAGGGTTGCCCCAGTTCTACAGCCACGCTGAAGATGGGAATTGAGAATATGCTTCGTCACTACATCCCAGAGGTGGTCGAAGTTCGCGCCGTTCCCTGA